One genomic segment of Hordeum vulgare subsp. vulgare chromosome 2H, MorexV3_pseudomolecules_assembly, whole genome shotgun sequence includes these proteins:
- the LOC123427881 gene encoding 29 kDa ribonucleoprotein A, chloroplastic has product MALSLARSPHPAPAAAALSLPRIQGRISQYAPLLHSPRRPYPGLRLCLPAAAVAASSPPDAQAAEPAAEGDEELGETRRKLFVGNMPFTFSAAETEKLFAECGVVKDVEVIKMKDGRKRGFAFVTMATAEEAAAVVEKFDGHDINGRVIKVEFSKSFRKPAPPSSPDTIVAKYKLYVSNLAWKARSADLKEFFSQFNPVSANIVFDDRKSAGYGFVSFGTKEEAEAALSELNGKELMERPVILRWREDKETVKADGEVEGVKVDDQAEGVVVGESGEVEGEDKQE; this is encoded by the exons ATGGCGCTCTCCCTCGCGCGcagcccccaccccgcccccGCCGCGGCGGCCCTCTCGCTCCCCCGCATTCAGGGCCGCATTTCCCAGTACGCCCCGCTCCTCCACTCCCCTCGCCGCCCCTACCCCGGCCTCCGCCTctgcctcccggccgccgccgtcGCGGCCTCCTCGCCGCCGGACGCGCAGGCCGccgagcccgcggcggagggggaCGAGGAGCTGGGGGAGACGCGGCGGAAGCTCTTCGTGGGCAACATGCCGTTTACCTTCTCCGCGGCGGAGACGGAGAAGCTCTTCGCCGAGTGCGGCGTCGTCAAGGACGTCGAG GTTATCAAGATGAAGGACGGGAGGAAGAGGGGGTTCGCGTTCGTCACCATGGCCACCGCCGAAGAGGCCGCCGCCGTAGTGGAGAAGTTCGACGGCCAC GATATCAATGGAAGGGTCATCAAGGTGGAATTTTCGAAGAGCTTCAGAAAacctgctccaccatcatctccggACACCATTGTCGCTAAGTACAAGCTTTATGTTTCCAATCTTGCATGGAAAGCAAGGTCTGCCGATCTGAAGGAGTTCTTCTCACAGTTTAACCCAGTTTCTGCAAATATAGTCTTTGATGATAGAAAATCAGCTGGGTATGGTTTTGTTTCTTTTGGAACAAAAGAGGAAGCAGAGGCTGCCCTCAGCGAACTCAATGGAAAG GAACTTATGGAAAGGCCTGTTATTCTAAGATGGCGGGAGGATAAAGAAACTGTGAAGGCTGATGGTGAAGTTGAAGGAGTGAAGGTTGATGATCAGGCAGAAGGTGTGGTGGTTGGTGAGAGTGGTGAGGTTGAAGGTGAAGATAAACAGGAGTAG